A genome region from Bufo gargarizans isolate SCDJY-AF-19 chromosome 2, ASM1485885v1, whole genome shotgun sequence includes the following:
- the LOC122927247 gene encoding zinc metalloproteinase-disintegrin-like crotastatin encodes MLRVVVILLALLESQVLAFHGLPEGQKYQVVVPEKIHSQHKRDTRSNYPDLVQYKLHVEGQPLVLHLEKTEDLISKDFTVTLYDADGTRVTTKPQNQDHCCYQGHVKEDDDSSVSICTCTGLSGLIHTRNRRFMIEPLNRTDNGEHAVFEPKEETPRTCGVTNTTWREGKTSKSSRSGNSEKQNFLKSQKYIHLYMVADVRMFKKYNSSVESVKQRIFEIVNYVNEVYKALTTFVALNGLEVWEKKDLFEVSTSASTNLDRFSSWRKSDLLPRKAHDNAQFITDIDFEGSTVGLAFVGTMCSDSHSSGVIQDHSKQSIAVGATIAHEMGHNLGMNHDSSSCSCSADSCIMAPSLSYKTPFFFSSCSLGNFQEFIYDRMPECMKDVPLKQYVMSPSVCGNKFTELGEDCDCGTVTECTNVCCDAATCKFKVDVECADGECCAQCKIKKAGSVCRPAKDDCDLADMCDGESPECPSDRFIYNGHPCNEGEGVCYNGQCPMLERQCSQLWGPSGVVGEDKCFNVNQRGNNYGHCKQLEGRYIACEPTELKCGVLYCSGGSDNPSIYASVAMFSNCRGVLAPGGMVENGTKCGDGMVCYDGKCVSTNSAFRSANCSEKCPGHGVCDHELKCQCQEGWAPPHCDVTSDKNIVIIVVIVIIAALLVVGLILMIVFRKRCAKRSVNRVNGATNPAFHQSQMKSSSNVSTQELSSKNVYPPPPPPAKPKKPQVSQPASREGYQGPQYSMPISVEFTKKSMAPQRPTDAPPPVPTSKAPVPAPPAKALKPTIRS; translated from the exons ATGCTGAGGGTTGTAGTCATTCTGCTGGCATTGCTGGAGAGCCAGGTACTAG CATTTCATGGATTGCCAGAAGGACAGAAATACCAGGTGGTGGTTCCTGAAAAAATCCATTCCCAGCACAAGCGAGACACGCGG AGCAATTACCCGGACCTGGTCCAGTACAAGCTGCATGTGGAAGGACAGCCATTAGTTCTACATCTGGAGAAGACAGA AGATCTAATAAGTAAGGATTTCACAGTGACCCTCTATGATGCCGATGGGACTCGGGTAACGactaaaccacagaatcag GATCATTGCTGCTACCAGGGTCATGTGAAGGAAGATGACGACTCCTCAGTCAGCATTTGTACGTGTACGGGGCTCAG TGGTCTTATCCATACTAGGAACCGCAGATTTATGATTGAGCCACTGAATCGGACGGACAATGGAGAACATGCCGTGTTTGAGCCCAAGGAGGAGACTCCAAGAACCTGCGGAGTGACTAATACTACCTGGAGAGAAGGAAAAACTTCCAAATCCTCGCGATCTGGCAATTCAGAG AAACAGAACTTTCTAAAATCTCAGAAATATATCCACCTATACATGGTGGCCGATGTACGCATG tttAAGAAATATAATAGCAGCGTAGAAAGTGTTAAACAGAGGATATTTGAGATTGTTAATTATgtgaatgag GTGTACAAAGCCTTAACCACCTTTGTGGCGCTGAACGGTCTGGAAGTCTGGGAGAAGAAAGACTTGTTTGAGGTGTCCACGTCGGCCAGTACAAACCTCGATCGCTTCAGCAGCTGGAGGAAAAGCGACCTTCTGCCAAGAAAAGCTCATGACAATGCCCAGTTCATAAC GGACATTGACTTTGAGGGCTCCACAGTTGGGCTAGCATTTGTGGGCACCATGTGTAGTGACTCCCACTCTTCTGGGGTAATTCAG GATCACAGTAAGCAGTCCATTGCAGTTGGAGCTACCATTGCTCATGAGATGGGACACAATCTAGGAATGAATCATGACTCCAGCTCATGTTCCTGCTCTGCAGATTCCTGTATCATGGCACCAAGTCTGAG ctaTAAAACACCATTTTTCTTCAGTTCATGCAGCCTCGGCAACTTTCAGGAGTTCATCTATGACCGAATGCCAGAGTGCATGAAAGATGTTCCATTAAAGCAATATGTTATGTCCCCATCAGTATGTGGAAATAAATTCACCGAGCTAGGAGAAGACTGCGACTGCGGCACCGTGACG GAATGCACCAATGTTTGCTGTGATGCTGCCACATGTAAGTTCAAGGTCGATGTCGAGTGTGCAGATGGGGAGTGCTGTGCTCAGTGTAAG ATTAAAAAAGCAGGTTCTGTGTGTAGACCCGCTAAAGACGACTGTGATCTGGCCGACATGTGTGATGGAGAATCTCCAGAATGTCCCAGTGACCGCTTCATATACAATGGCCACCCATGTAATGAGGGCGAAGGGGTCTGTTACAATGGACAGTGCCCAATGCTGGAAAGGCAGTGCAGTCAACTGTGGGGACCAA GTGGGGTGGTTGGAGAAGACAAGTGTTTTAATGTAAATCAAAGAGGAAACAACTATGGACACTGTAAGCAGTTGGAAGGCCGTTATATTGCATGTGAGCCTAC ggaACTTAAGTGTGGAGTGCTCTACTGCTCTGGAGGCAGTGACAATCCTAGCATTTATGCTTCCGTTGCCATGTTTTCAAATTGTCGGGGGGTTCTTGCACCCGGTGGAATGGTCGAAAATGGAAcgaagtgtggagatggcatg GTCTGTTATGATGGAAAATGCGTCAGTACTAACAGTGCCTTCCGGTCCGCAAACTGCTCTGAAAAATGCCCTGGACATGGG GTTTGTGACCACGAGCTAAAATGTCAGTGCCAAGAAGGTTGGGCACCTCcacactgtgatgtcacctcAGATAAGA ATATTGTCATCATTGTGGTGATCGTCATTATTGCCGCTCTTCTTGTGGTTGGACTTATCCTAATGATTGTGTTCCGAAAGAGGTGTGCCAAGAG ATCTGTAAACAGAGTAAATGGCGCAACAAATCCGGCGTTTCATCAGTCTCAAATGAAGTCCAGCTCCAACGTGTCAACACAAGAG CTGAGCTCCAAGAATGTGTACCCTCCACCACCCCCTCCAGCAAAGCCAAAGAAACCACAAGTGTCACag C